Proteins encoded by one window of Carassius carassius unplaced genomic scaffold, fCarCar2.1 SCAFFOLD_79, whole genome shotgun sequence:
- the rbpms gene encoding RNA-binding protein with multiple splicing, with protein MNNSSKNERSSSGEEVRTLFVSGLPLDIKPRELYLLFRPFQGYEGSLIKLTSKQPVGFVSFDSRSEAEAAKNALNGVHFDPDIPQTLRLEFAKANTKMSKSKLVGIPNPSPSRQSPGPPCVTRETYDMSVPALYASGPEVWASYPLYPAELPPPAYPYSSLLQTQIRWLPIADATNQGWKNRQFC; from the exons GTCAGGACTCTGTTTGTCAGTGGTCTGCCGCTGGACATCAAACCCAGAGAGCTCTACCTGTTATTCAGGCCTTTTCAG GGTTACGAAGGGTCCTTAATCAAACTGACCTCCAAACAG CCGGTGGGGTTTGTCAGTTTTGACAGTCGCTCAGAAGCAGAGGCTGCTAAGAACGCCCTGAAC GGCGTTCACTTTGACCCAGATATTCCCCAGACTTTACGGCTGGAGTTTGCCAAAGCCAACACCAAGATGTCCAAGAGCAAACTAGTAGGAATCCCAAACCCTTCGCCGTCCAGACAGAGTCCTGGCCCTCCCTGTGTCACTCGAGAGACCT ATGACATGAGTGTTCCTGCGCTGTACGCCAGCGGTCCTGAGGTGTGGGCGTCTTACCCACTGTACCCTGCTGAGCTGCCTCCGCCGGCTTACCCCTACAGCTCCTTGCTGCAAACTCAG ATTCGCTGGCTGCCAATTGCGGACGCAACCAATCAGGGCTGGAAGAACCGACAGTTTTGTTGA